From Mauremys mutica isolate MM-2020 ecotype Southern chromosome 17, ASM2049712v1, whole genome shotgun sequence, one genomic window encodes:
- the LOC123352228 gene encoding cathepsin K-like → MLTVGSILLLMVAASVANIGKDPTLDLDWERWKTIYQKQYSSEEEELSRRLIWEKTLKIVTVHNLEESMGKHSYTMAMNGFADMTSEEVTATMTGLRVSDSEMDNLTVDWPQESFQDQALGCIDWRKSGYVTNVKNQGSCGSCWAFSSVGALEGQLKKKTGRLVSLSPQNLVDCSGKYGNHGCNGGSMTSAFRYVINNHGIDSEKSYPYEGRDNNCRYKTSGRAATCVSYKQIPKGSETYLERAVASVGPISIAIDASLKSFQHYHRGVYYDSKCSSSNINHAVLVVGYCVDKGVPYWLVKNSWGTRWGDHGYIRMAKNRGNLCGIASFASYPLM, encoded by the exons ATGCTGACAGTGGGCAGCATTTTACTGCTTATGGTAGCAGCATCTGTTGCCAACATAGGCAAGGATCCTACCCTTGATTTAGATTGGGAACGCTGGAAGACAATCTACCAAAAGCAGTACAGCAGTGAG GAGGAAGAGCTTTCCAGGCGCTTGATCTgggaaaaaaccctgaaaatcGTTACAGTTCATAACTTGGAAGAGTCAATGGGAAAGCATTCATACACAATGGCCATGAATGGCTTTGCAGACATG aCATCTGAGGAAGTAACGGCTACAATGACAGGGCTCAGGGTATCCGACTCAGAAATGGATAACCTTACAGTTGATTGGCCTCAAGAaagttttcaggatcaggccctaggctGCATAGATTGGAGGAAGAGCGGTTATGTCACCAATGTAAAGAACCAG GGATCTTGTGGTTCTTGTTGGGCTTTCAGTTCCGTGGGGGCCTTGGAAGGACAACTGAAGAAGAAAACAGGGCGTTTGGTGTCACTTAGTCCCCAGAACCTAGTAGACTGCTCCGGGAAATATGGCAACCATGGTTGCAATGGAGGCTCTATGACTAGCGCTTTCAGATATGTTATAAACAACCATGGCATTGACTCAGAAAAGTCGTACCCATATGAAGGTCGG GACAATAATTGCCGTTATAAAACTTCTGGACGGGCTGCCACCTGTGTCAGCTATAAACAAATACCTAAAGGAAGTGAAACTTATCTTGAAAGAGCAGTGGCTTCAGTGGGACCAATATCTATTGCTATAGATGCAAGTTTGAAATCCTTCCAACATTACCACCGTG gTGTGTACTATGACTCAAAATGCAGTTCTTCAAATATAAACCACGCTGTTCTTGTTGTGGGATATTGTGTGGACAAAGGTGTGCCATACTGGCTCGTCAAAAACAG CTGGGGAACCAGATGGGGTGATCACGGTTATATCCGGATGGCAAAAAACAGAGGCAACCTTTGTGGAATAGCTTCATTTGCCAGCTACCCACTGATGTGA